The following are from one region of the Elusimicrobiota bacterium genome:
- a CDS encoding type II toxin-antitoxin system RelE/ParE family toxin, with amino-acid sequence MGYRLEFYRTTRGDEPALDYIRAQVKAHKAKIGFALECLKELGHWARRPMVDYLGNDIYELRVPAEGHQHRVLYFFHERTIIVVTSAFLKNEDKVPPEELTRARRRRAEWIQRRTEGI; translated from the coding sequence ATGGGGTATCGGTTGGAGTTTTACCGCACGACGCGAGGAGACGAGCCCGCGTTGGACTACATCCGGGCGCAGGTTAAGGCGCATAAGGCGAAGATCGGGTTCGCGTTGGAGTGCCTGAAGGAGTTGGGGCATTGGGCGCGCAGGCCGATGGTCGATTACCTTGGAAACGATATATACGAGCTGCGGGTGCCGGCTGAGGGACATCAACACCGGGTCCTGTATTTCTTTCATGAAAGGACCATTATCGTCGTCACGAGCGCGTTTTTGAAGAACGAGGACAAGGTGCCGCCTGAGGAATTGACGCGCGCCCGTCGCCGAAGAGCGGAGTGGATCCAAAGACGCACAGAGGGGATATGA
- a CDS encoding helix-turn-helix transcriptional regulator yields the protein MKKRVKRGTTLEEFLAVEMKDPEFRQLYADAEIEMKVAFEITKAREAAKMTQGELARRIKSKQQTVSRIEQGGQNLTLVTLDRIARALKGSLQIRIVTP from the coding sequence ATGAAGAAACGCGTGAAACGAGGAACGACGCTGGAAGAGTTTCTGGCCGTGGAGATGAAGGATCCGGAGTTCCGGCAGCTTTACGCCGACGCCGAGATCGAGATGAAGGTCGCGTTCGAGATCACGAAGGCACGGGAGGCCGCGAAGATGACGCAGGGGGAGCTCGCGCGGCGCATCAAGTCGAAGCAGCAGACGGTCTCGCGCATCGAGCAGGGAGGGCAGAACCTGACGCTGGTGACGCTTGACCGGATCGCGCGGGCGTTGAAGGGCAGCCTCCAGATACGGATCGTTACGCCTTGA